A region of Burkholderiales bacterium JOSHI_001 DNA encodes the following proteins:
- a CDS encoding ferredoxin (PFAM: 2Fe-2S iron-sulfur cluster binding domain) codes for MLTTLRLEPLGRDLPVAPGQTLLQAALTAGLKLRSACRNGTCRECMATLTQGRVRYAIDWPGLSPDERALGQVLPCVALPEGDVVLWQPKVEPTSQDKKDPA; via the coding sequence ATGCTGACCACCTTGCGCCTGGAACCCTTGGGCCGCGACCTGCCCGTGGCGCCTGGCCAGACCCTGCTGCAGGCCGCGCTGACCGCCGGCCTGAAGCTGCGCAGTGCCTGCCGCAACGGCACCTGCCGCGAGTGCATGGCCACGCTGACCCAAGGGCGCGTGCGCTACGCCATCGATTGGCCCGGGCTGTCTCCCGACGAGCGGGCGCTGGGCCAGGTGCTGCCCTGCGTGGCGCTGCCCGAGGGCGACGTGGTGCTGTGGCAGCCGAAGGTGGAACCCACATCGCAAGACAAGAAAGACCCCGCATGA
- a CDS encoding flagellar motor protein (PFAM: OmpA family) translates to MAGDAKKLQPIIIKKVKKGGHAAHGGAWKIAYADFVTAMMAFFLLMWLLGSTTEGDKKGLQDYFQSPLKVALGGGSGSGDSSHVVKGGGKDLTRSTGQVKGGDVEAQKRTFNLRALKAEQARAEAAMLRELQDKVESELRNNAKLAQFSSQIKLDMTRDGLRIQIVDEQNRPMFDSGSAAVKPYMRELLQAIGSVLSEVPNRLTLEGHTDAQPFSAGERGYSNWELSADRANASRRELVLGGLTEDRVLRVQGLASSQPFERDDPLAPSNRRISIIVMNRDAEDRFFRPQVQAEPEAEPALAGAPEEAAAPAAPSLKPDLASQAQTPHTPGGPATPSSPAAPGR, encoded by the coding sequence ATGGCAGGAGATGCCAAGAAACTTCAGCCCATCATCATCAAGAAGGTGAAGAAGGGCGGCCACGCGGCGCATGGCGGCGCGTGGAAGATCGCCTACGCCGACTTCGTGACCGCGATGATGGCCTTCTTCCTGCTGATGTGGCTGCTGGGCAGCACCACCGAAGGCGACAAGAAGGGCCTGCAGGACTACTTCCAGAGCCCGCTGAAGGTGGCGCTGGGCGGCGGCTCGGGCTCGGGCGATTCGTCGCACGTGGTCAAGGGCGGCGGCAAGGACCTCACCCGCAGCACCGGCCAGGTGAAAGGCGGCGACGTGGAAGCGCAAAAGCGCACCTTCAACCTGCGCGCTTTGAAGGCCGAGCAGGCCCGGGCCGAAGCCGCCATGCTGCGCGAGCTGCAGGACAAGGTGGAAAGCGAACTGCGCAACAACGCCAAGCTGGCGCAGTTCTCGTCCCAGATCAAGCTGGACATGACGCGAGACGGCCTGCGCATCCAGATCGTGGACGAGCAGAACCGGCCCATGTTCGATTCCGGCAGCGCGGCCGTGAAACCCTATATGCGTGAACTGCTGCAGGCCATCGGCAGCGTGCTCAGCGAAGTGCCCAACCGCCTGACGCTGGAAGGCCACACCGACGCCCAGCCCTTCTCGGCCGGTGAACGCGGCTACAGCAACTGGGAACTCAGTGCTGACCGCGCCAATGCCAGCCGGCGTGAACTGGTGCTGGGCGGCCTGACCGAAGACCGCGTGCTGCGCGTGCAGGGCCTGGCCAGCAGCCAGCCCTTCGAGCGCGACGACCCGCTGGCGCCCAGCAACCGCCGCATCAGCATCATCGTGATGAACCGCGATGCGGAAGACCGCTTCTTCCGCCCCCAGGTGCAAGCCGAGCCCGAGGCCGAACCGGCGCTCGCCGGCGCGCCGGAAGAGGCCGCCGCCCCAGCGGCGCCCAGCCTGAAGCCCGACCTGGCCAGCCAGGCCCAGACACCCCACACCCCGGGCGGGCCCGCAACGCCCTCAAGCCCGGCCGCGCCCGGCCGATAA
- a CDS encoding penicillin-binding protein, beta-lactamase class C (PFAM: Beta-lactamase), with the protein MTLQSSLDGVLARAAASGNVPGVVGVVTDRQRHLYEGAFGQRVLGQGAAMTLDTVGWIASCTKAITGAACMQLVERGKLDLDSPAQQWAPRLAECQVLEGFDSRGQPKTRPPKRPITLRHLLTHTAGFGYEFWNAETARYQAATGTPGIISCTHAALMQPLLFDPGERWMYGVSIDWVGQLVQAASGQTLGAYLADHLFGPLGMRDTAFKLRPDMQARLAKIHQRDDSGALIPGDLVIEQSPEVEMAGGGLYGTVPDYLRFIRMMLNDGQGEFGRVLKPETVDRMCRNAMGDLRVTMLPTQAPPLTNDAEFFPGVPKSWGLSFQINEEPTSTGRPAGGLMWAGLSNCYYWFDRSHGIGGMTMTQVLPFADHLALPMFYEFESATYHSLR; encoded by the coding sequence ATGACATTGCAATCCAGCCTGGACGGCGTGCTGGCGCGCGCCGCCGCATCGGGGAACGTGCCCGGGGTGGTGGGTGTGGTCACCGACCGCCAACGCCACCTCTACGAAGGGGCCTTCGGCCAACGGGTGCTGGGGCAGGGCGCGGCCATGACCCTGGACACAGTAGGGTGGATTGCGTCCTGCACCAAGGCCATCACCGGGGCGGCCTGCATGCAGTTGGTGGAACGCGGCAAGCTGGACCTGGACAGCCCGGCGCAGCAATGGGCGCCCCGGCTGGCCGAGTGCCAGGTGCTGGAAGGCTTTGACAGCCGCGGGCAGCCGAAGACGCGCCCGCCCAAGCGACCGATCACCCTGCGCCACCTGCTCACCCACACCGCGGGTTTCGGCTACGAGTTCTGGAACGCCGAGACCGCGCGCTACCAGGCCGCCACCGGCACACCCGGCATCATCAGCTGCACCCATGCGGCGCTGATGCAGCCCCTGCTGTTCGACCCGGGTGAGCGCTGGATGTACGGCGTCAGCATCGACTGGGTGGGCCAGTTGGTGCAGGCCGCCAGCGGCCAGACCCTGGGCGCCTACCTGGCCGACCACCTGTTCGGTCCGCTGGGCATGCGCGACACCGCCTTCAAGCTGCGGCCGGACATGCAGGCGCGGCTGGCCAAGATCCACCAACGTGACGACAGCGGAGCGCTGATCCCCGGCGACCTGGTGATCGAACAAAGCCCGGAGGTTGAAATGGCCGGCGGCGGGCTCTACGGCACCGTGCCCGACTACCTGCGCTTCATCCGCATGATGCTCAACGACGGCCAGGGCGAATTTGGCCGCGTGCTCAAGCCCGAAACGGTGGATCGGATGTGCCGCAACGCCATGGGCGACCTGCGGGTGACGATGCTGCCCACCCAGGCACCACCGCTCACCAACGACGCCGAGTTCTTCCCCGGCGTGCCCAAGTCCTGGGGCCTGTCCTTCCAGATCAACGAAGAACCCACGTCGACCGGCCGGCCCGCCGGCGGCCTGATGTGGGCGGGCCTGTCGAACTGCTACTACTGGTTCGACCGCAGCCACGGCATCGGCGGCATGACCATGACGCAGGTCCTGCCGTTCGCGGACCATTTGGCGCTGCCGATGTTCTATGAATTCGAATCGGCCACCTACCACTCCTTGAGGTAG
- a CDS encoding Zn-dependent oxidoreductase, NADPH:quinone reductase (PFAM: Alcohol dehydrogenase GroES-like domain; Zinc-binding dehydrogenase) has protein sequence MKAAFITGHGGNEVVQVGEQPNPKRAPGEVLVQLHAATVNRVDLYMRDSGAGITHRLPQVMGLDGAGTVLEVDADERALAVGQRVLLHPGIACGRCEFCLRGDDVLCTRMSLLGEHRDGTFAEFVSLPARNVFPLPAGLDFAQGAALGVNHLTAWRMLFTQARLQAHETVLVFGVGGGVSLAALQLAKLAGARVIVTSRDDAKLQRALALGADHAVNGSRQDIARAVLELTGGRGVDVVFENVGAAVWGAALKSLVRGGRIVTCGATTGDQPGADLRRLFIRQLQVFGSTLGTLAEFADLLKLAEGGRLQPVIDSRHPLDAVPDALSRLESQAQFGKVVIDILPPGV, from the coding sequence ATGAAAGCAGCCTTCATCACCGGCCACGGCGGCAACGAGGTGGTTCAGGTGGGCGAGCAACCCAACCCGAAGCGCGCGCCCGGCGAAGTGCTGGTGCAACTGCACGCCGCCACCGTGAACCGCGTGGACCTGTACATGCGCGACTCGGGCGCCGGCATCACCCACCGCCTGCCACAGGTGATGGGGCTGGACGGTGCCGGCACGGTGCTGGAAGTGGACGCCGACGAGCGCGCCCTGGCCGTGGGCCAGCGCGTGCTGCTGCACCCCGGCATCGCCTGCGGACGCTGCGAGTTCTGCCTGCGGGGCGACGATGTGCTGTGCACCCGGATGAGCCTGCTGGGCGAACACCGCGACGGCACATTCGCCGAATTCGTCAGCCTGCCGGCGCGCAATGTCTTCCCACTGCCGGCCGGCCTGGACTTTGCGCAGGGCGCCGCGCTGGGTGTGAACCACCTCACCGCCTGGCGCATGCTGTTCACCCAGGCCCGGCTGCAGGCGCATGAAACCGTGCTGGTGTTCGGCGTGGGCGGCGGGGTGTCGCTGGCCGCGCTGCAACTGGCCAAGCTGGCGGGCGCGCGGGTCATCGTCACCTCGCGCGACGATGCCAAGCTGCAGCGCGCCCTGGCGCTGGGCGCCGACCACGCGGTGAACGGCAGCCGCCAGGACATCGCGCGCGCGGTGCTGGAACTGACCGGGGGGCGCGGCGTGGACGTGGTGTTTGAGAACGTGGGGGCCGCCGTGTGGGGCGCGGCGCTGAAGAGCCTGGTGCGCGGCGGGCGCATCGTGACCTGCGGCGCCACCACCGGCGACCAGCCCGGCGCCGACCTGCGGCGCCTGTTCATCCGCCAGTTGCAGGTGTTCGGCTCCACCCTGGGCACGCTGGCCGAGTTCGCGGACCTGCTGAAACTGGCCGAGGGCGGCCGGCTGCAGCCGGTGATCGACTCGCGCCACCCGCTGGATGCGGTGCCCGACGCATTGAGCCGGCTGGAGAGCCAGGCGCAATTCGGCAAGGTGGTGATCGACATCCTGCCGCCGGGCGTTTGA
- a CDS encoding methyl-accepting chemotaxis protein (PFAM: Methyl-accepting chemotaxis protein (MCP) signaling domain), with translation MLQGLTIRRQLGLAFALVIGIFVLVGLAVGSFVLQLQQGARQFEQATLPHVLAVDEMALAVEKVQQFLTDVGATHDPGAYAEADAAAKDFTAGLDHFKALALQRGDTAQTQALATLKQRFDSFHDTGRRMAQAYIDQGLEAGNKLMKGDSSEVGFDQRSEDLIKDLEPFRAAWLNDAREQAARATLLSQRVLWMLAAGTALAALLGLLFAAHITRSVYRLLGGEPAAAAQLARDVGEGKLAPSDLPPRAEAGSLMHQLHGMQRGLAGVVAQVRASSHGVADASARIVSGNGDLSQHTARQAGELQQANQAMRMLHEAVNTSAAHVSEANTLAETTAQVAERGGALVHDVVTTMGGIREASQKIADIIGVVDGIAFQTNILALNAAVEAARAGEQGRGFAVVAGEVRTLASRTAAAAREVKQLIGSNVERVAGGTQLVEQTGGTITEVVQGIRRLRELMERIHAASAEQVEDMAQVSASMQQIDSDTQHNSALVQHMATASSSLDAQASALVDSVRVFQVQPA, from the coding sequence ATGCTGCAAGGTCTGACCATCCGCCGCCAGCTCGGGCTGGCCTTCGCGCTGGTGATCGGCATCTTCGTGCTGGTCGGGCTGGCAGTGGGCAGCTTCGTGTTGCAGTTGCAGCAGGGCGCCCGCCAGTTCGAGCAGGCCACGCTGCCCCATGTGCTGGCGGTGGACGAAATGGCCCTGGCGGTGGAAAAGGTGCAGCAGTTCCTGACCGACGTGGGCGCCACCCACGACCCCGGTGCCTACGCCGAGGCCGACGCTGCCGCCAAGGACTTCACCGCCGGCCTGGACCACTTCAAGGCCCTGGCGCTGCAGCGCGGGGACACGGCCCAGACCCAGGCCCTGGCCACGCTGAAGCAGCGCTTCGACAGTTTCCATGACACCGGACGGCGCATGGCCCAGGCCTACATCGACCAGGGCCTGGAAGCCGGCAACAAGCTGATGAAGGGCGACAGCAGCGAAGTGGGCTTTGACCAGCGCAGCGAAGACCTGATCAAGGACCTGGAACCCTTCCGCGCAGCCTGGCTGAACGACGCCCGCGAGCAGGCCGCCCGGGCCACACTGCTGTCGCAACGGGTGTTGTGGATGCTGGCGGCCGGCACCGCCCTGGCCGCGCTGCTGGGCCTGCTGTTCGCGGCCCACATCACCCGCAGCGTGTACCGGCTGCTGGGGGGCGAACCCGCCGCCGCCGCGCAACTGGCGCGCGACGTGGGCGAAGGCAAGCTCGCCCCGTCGGACCTGCCGCCCCGCGCCGAAGCCGGCAGCCTGATGCACCAGTTGCACGGCATGCAGCGCGGCCTGGCCGGCGTGGTGGCGCAGGTGCGCGCCAGCTCGCACGGCGTGGCCGACGCCAGCGCCCGCATCGTCAGCGGCAATGGCGACCTGTCGCAGCACACCGCGCGCCAGGCCGGTGAACTGCAGCAGGCCAACCAGGCCATGCGCATGCTGCACGAGGCGGTGAACACCAGCGCCGCCCACGTGAGCGAGGCCAACACCCTGGCCGAGACCACCGCCCAGGTGGCCGAGCGCGGCGGCGCGCTGGTGCACGACGTGGTCACCACCATGGGCGGCATCCGCGAAGCGTCGCAAAAGATTGCCGACATCATCGGCGTGGTGGATGGCATTGCCTTCCAGACCAACATCCTGGCGCTGAACGCGGCGGTGGAAGCCGCGCGCGCCGGCGAGCAGGGCCGCGGCTTCGCGGTGGTGGCTGGCGAGGTGCGCACCCTGGCCAGCCGCACCGCGGCGGCGGCCCGCGAAGTCAAGCAGCTGATCGGCAGCAATGTCGAACGCGTGGCGGGCGGCACCCAGTTGGTGGAGCAGACCGGTGGCACCATCACCGAGGTGGTTCAGGGCATACGCCGGCTGCGTGAGCTGATGGAACGCATCCACGCCGCCAGCGCCGAACAGGTGGAGGACATGGCGCAGGTCAGCGCGTCCATGCAGCAGATCGACAGCGACACCCAGCACAACAGCGCCCTGGTGCAGCACATGGCCACGGCGTCCAGCAGCCTGGACGCGCAGGCCAGCGCGCTGGTGGACAGCGTGCGCGTGTTCCAGGTGCAGCCGGCCTGA
- a CDS encoding chemotaxis protein (PFAM: Chemotaxis phosphatase, CheZ), translated as MKMEDLTALVPKEGVVASPEVFQQLGAITRLLHDTMQQLGVMPKLQIAADGIPDARSRLNFIATKTAAAAEKVLNSVDHAKAEHHHIAEQTRKLGELLVADPVKAVASGAVLNFVNDVQARSQAIDVHLTDIMMAQDFHDLTGQVVAKVVTLANDLEDSLVKLLVQVVPPDQREKVDPSVLHGPVVDDSRTDVVKDQGEVDDLLASLGF; from the coding sequence ATGAAGATGGAAGACCTGACCGCCCTGGTGCCCAAGGAAGGCGTCGTGGCATCGCCCGAAGTGTTCCAGCAACTGGGTGCCATCACCCGCCTGCTGCACGACACCATGCAGCAACTGGGCGTGATGCCCAAGCTGCAGATCGCCGCCGACGGCATTCCGGACGCGCGCAGCCGCCTGAACTTCATTGCCACCAAGACCGCCGCGGCGGCCGAGAAGGTGCTGAATTCGGTGGACCACGCCAAGGCCGAGCACCACCACATCGCCGAGCAGACCCGCAAGCTGGGCGAGCTGCTGGTGGCCGACCCGGTGAAGGCCGTGGCCAGCGGCGCGGTGCTCAACTTCGTGAACGACGTGCAGGCCCGCTCACAGGCCATCGACGTGCACCTCACCGACATCATGATGGCGCAGGACTTCCACGACCTGACCGGCCAGGTGGTGGCCAAGGTGGTGACCCTGGCCAACGACCTGGAAGACAGCCTGGTGAAGCTGCTGGTGCAGGTGGTGCCGCCCGACCAGCGCGAGAAAGTGGACCCCAGCGTGCTGCACGGCCCGGTGGTGGACGACAGCCGTACCGATGTGGTGAAAGACCAGGGCGAGGTCGACGACCTCCTGGCCAGTCTCGGTTTCTAA
- a CDS encoding response regulator with CheY-like receiver, AAA-type ATPase, and DNA-binding domains (PFAM: Response regulator receiver domain) has product MSTPTDLKFLVVDDFSTMRRIVRGLLKEMGCNNCEEAEDGVVALNMLKNQRFDFVVSDINMPNMNGFDLLKAVKADDSLKHIPVLMVTAEARKEDIVLAAQSGAAGYIVKPFTKATLEEKVQKIMQKIAATA; this is encoded by the coding sequence ATGAGCACCCCCACCGACCTGAAGTTCCTTGTCGTCGACGACTTCTCCACCATGCGCCGCATCGTGCGCGGCCTGCTCAAGGAGATGGGCTGCAACAACTGCGAAGAAGCCGAAGACGGCGTCGTGGCGCTGAACATGCTGAAGAACCAGCGCTTCGACTTCGTGGTCAGCGACATCAACATGCCCAACATGAACGGCTTCGACCTGCTGAAGGCCGTGAAGGCCGACGACAGCCTGAAGCACATCCCCGTGCTGATGGTCACCGCCGAAGCGCGCAAGGAAGACATCGTGCTGGCGGCGCAAAGCGGCGCAGCCGGCTACATCGTCAAGCCCTTCACCAAGGCCACCTTGGAAGAGAAGGTGCAGAAGATCATGCAAAAAATCGCCGCCACGGCCTGA
- a CDS encoding transcriptional regulator (PFAM: LysR substrate binding domain; Bacterial regulatory helix-turn-helix protein, lysR family): MHFDLVDLRLMVRVADANSLTRGAEASHISLPAASTRIKNLEESIGAKLLYRTSQGVTLTPPGQAFVHHARVVLAQIEQLRGDMQEYAKGIKGHLRVAANTTALGEYLPPVLRRYLLRHPDVNVDLRERLSNEIVRAVSEGQVDIGIVAGTVRTENLQTIPYRRDRLVLVLPKGHALDTGQAVGFEQTLDLAHVGLHESSAIHAFLRQVCDGLHRRLNLRIQVSNFEAACRMVEADVGVGILPQSSARRHAQSMAIAIVPLTDEWALREMQVCVRNLDTLPAFARDLVDLLVDDAKREDPA, translated from the coding sequence ATGCACTTTGACCTGGTGGACCTGCGCCTGATGGTGCGCGTGGCCGACGCCAACAGCCTGACCCGCGGCGCCGAGGCCAGCCACATCTCCCTGCCCGCGGCCAGCACCCGCATCAAGAACCTGGAAGAGAGCATCGGCGCCAAGCTGCTGTACCGCACCAGCCAGGGCGTGACGCTCACCCCGCCGGGCCAGGCCTTCGTGCACCACGCGCGGGTGGTGCTGGCGCAGATCGAACAGCTGCGCGGCGACATGCAGGAGTACGCCAAGGGCATCAAGGGCCACCTGCGGGTGGCGGCCAACACCACCGCGCTGGGCGAATACCTGCCGCCGGTGCTGCGCCGCTACCTGCTGCGCCACCCGGACGTGAACGTGGACCTGCGCGAGCGCCTGTCCAACGAGATCGTGCGGGCGGTGTCCGAAGGCCAGGTGGACATCGGCATCGTGGCCGGCACGGTGCGCACCGAAAACCTGCAGACCATCCCCTACCGGCGCGACCGCCTGGTGCTGGTCCTGCCCAAAGGCCATGCGCTGGACACCGGCCAGGCGGTGGGCTTCGAGCAGACCCTGGACCTGGCCCATGTGGGCCTGCACGAAAGCAGCGCCATCCACGCCTTCCTGCGCCAGGTGTGCGACGGCCTGCACCGGCGGCTGAACCTGCGCATCCAGGTCAGCAATTTCGAAGCCGCCTGCCGCATGGTGGAGGCAGACGTGGGCGTGGGCATCCTGCCGCAGAGCTCGGCCCGCCGGCACGCGCAGAGCATGGCCATTGCCATCGTGCCGCTGACCGATGAATGGGCGCTGCGCGAGATGCAGGTGTGCGTGCGCAACCTGGACACCCTGCCGGCGTTCGCGCGCGACCTGGTGGACCTGCTGGTGGACGACGCCAAGCGCGAAGACCCGGCGTGA
- a CDS encoding hypothetical protein (PFAM: Thioesterase superfamily~TIGRFAM: uncharacterized domain 1), giving the protein MLLRMTPHAAPRRSPQEQERLDKALAELFEQRITFNQTLGLKVLGFGPQGPRLRFAMRPELVGHYLYGRLHGGVISAVLDASGGLAALWAISEKHADESAAQVMHRFAKLGTIDLRVDYLRPGLGQHFDATVEVLRLGGRVASIQMRLCNDEGTLIATAAGSYIVS; this is encoded by the coding sequence ATGCTGCTGCGCATGACCCCCCATGCCGCCCCCCGCCGCAGCCCGCAGGAACAGGAACGTCTGGACAAGGCGCTGGCCGAGCTGTTTGAACAGCGCATCACCTTCAACCAGACCCTGGGTTTGAAGGTGCTGGGCTTCGGCCCGCAAGGCCCGCGGCTGCGCTTTGCCATGCGGCCCGAGTTGGTGGGCCACTACCTGTACGGGCGCCTGCACGGCGGCGTGATCTCGGCGGTGCTGGACGCGTCCGGCGGGCTGGCGGCGCTGTGGGCCATCAGCGAGAAGCACGCCGACGAGAGCGCGGCCCAGGTGATGCACCGCTTTGCCAAGCTGGGCACCATCGACTTGCGGGTGGACTACCTGCGCCCGGGGCTGGGCCAGCACTTCGACGCCACGGTGGAGGTGCTGCGCCTGGGAGGGCGCGTGGCCAGCATCCAGATGCGCCTGTGCAACGACGAAGGCACGCTCATTGCCACCGCGGCGGGTTCCTACATCGTGTCCTGA
- a CDS encoding hypothetical protein (PFAM: Tripartite tricarboxylate transporter family receptor) has protein sequence MTLRRHALAAATLLLAATSFTGSAFAQAYPSKTISLVVPFAAGGPTDVVARTLAAVMTKSLGQSVVVENKTGAGGTLAAGFVAKAAPDGYTYFIHHNGMATAPGLYRKLAYNPLTDFEYVSQVVDVPMTLLARKDLPPSTPQEFIAYVKANGNKLNLAHAGLGAVSQLCGMLFQKMVGVELNTVPFQGTAPAMNALLGGQVDILCDQTTQTLQHIKAGNVKLYGVTTKERIKSLPGTPTLDESGLKGFEVKVWHGVYAPKGTPAAAITTFGNALRAALKDPTVVARMAELGADIVPEAKQTPEGLKSFLGPEIEKWGALIKAAGQYAD, from the coding sequence ATGACCCTGCGCCGCCACGCCCTGGCCGCAGCCACGCTGCTGCTGGCCGCCACAAGCTTCACCGGTTCCGCCTTCGCCCAGGCCTACCCCAGCAAGACCATTTCCCTGGTCGTGCCCTTTGCCGCCGGCGGCCCCACCGACGTGGTGGCGCGCACCCTGGCCGCGGTCATGACCAAGAGCCTGGGCCAGAGCGTGGTGGTGGAAAACAAGACCGGTGCCGGTGGCACCCTGGCCGCGGGCTTCGTGGCCAAGGCCGCGCCGGACGGCTACACCTATTTCATCCACCACAACGGCATGGCCACCGCGCCGGGGCTGTACCGAAAGCTGGCCTACAACCCGCTGACCGATTTTGAGTACGTCAGCCAGGTGGTGGACGTGCCCATGACCCTGCTGGCCCGCAAGGACCTGCCGCCCAGCACGCCGCAGGAGTTCATCGCCTACGTCAAGGCCAATGGCAACAAGCTGAACCTGGCGCACGCGGGCCTGGGCGCGGTGTCGCAGCTGTGCGGCATGTTGTTCCAGAAGATGGTGGGCGTGGAGCTGAACACCGTGCCCTTTCAGGGCACCGCGCCGGCCATGAATGCGCTGCTGGGCGGGCAGGTGGACATCCTGTGCGACCAGACCACGCAGACCCTGCAGCACATCAAGGCCGGCAACGTGAAGCTCTACGGCGTGACCACCAAGGAACGCATCAAGAGCCTGCCCGGCACCCCCACGCTGGACGAAAGCGGGCTGAAGGGCTTCGAGGTCAAGGTGTGGCACGGCGTGTACGCCCCCAAGGGCACACCGGCCGCGGCCATCACCACCTTCGGCAATGCGCTGCGCGCGGCGCTGAAGGACCCCACCGTGGTGGCCCGCATGGCCGAACTGGGCGCCGACATCGTGCCCGAAGCCAAGCAGACGCCCGAAGGCCTGAAGTCCTTCCTGGGCCCGGAAATCGAGAAGTGGGGCGCGCTGATCAAGGCGGCGGGGCAGTACGCGGACTGA
- a CDS encoding flagellar motor stator protein MotA (PFAM: MotA/TolQ/ExbB proton channel family~TIGRFAM: flagellar motor stator protein MotA): MFVIVGWVVALGCIFGVYISHGGNISVILHALPFEMITIFGAAIGAFLANNQMKVVKASLKGLGQCFKGGKFSKARYMELLALMYDILTKARKEGLMSIEKDVEDPHSSPLFQKYPTVGNDHHVTEFITDYLRMMVSGNLNAHEIESLMDSEIETHHQEEHAAVAAIARLAGGLPAFGIVAAVLGVVNTMGSVGQPPAVLGGMIGSALVGTFLGILLAYGFVEPLGGLLEQKVEDAGKELQCIKITLLASMQGYAPQVAIEFGRKVLFSGDRPSFTELEAHVKKK; this comes from the coding sequence ATGTTCGTCATCGTCGGCTGGGTTGTCGCGCTGGGATGCATCTTCGGGGTGTACATCTCGCACGGCGGCAACATCAGCGTCATCCTGCACGCCCTGCCCTTCGAGATGATCACCATCTTCGGCGCGGCCATCGGCGCCTTCCTGGCCAACAACCAGATGAAGGTGGTCAAGGCCAGCCTGAAGGGCCTGGGCCAGTGTTTCAAGGGCGGCAAGTTCAGCAAGGCCCGCTACATGGAGCTGCTGGCGCTGATGTACGACATCCTCACCAAGGCCCGCAAGGAGGGCCTGATGTCGATTGAAAAGGACGTGGAAGACCCCCACAGCAGCCCGCTGTTCCAGAAGTACCCCACGGTGGGCAACGACCACCACGTGACCGAGTTCATCACCGACTACCTTCGCATGATGGTGTCGGGCAACCTGAACGCGCACGAGATCGAAAGCCTGATGGACAGCGAGATCGAGACGCACCACCAGGAAGAGCACGCGGCGGTGGCCGCCATCGCCCGCCTGGCCGGCGGCCTGCCCGCCTTCGGCATCGTGGCCGCGGTGCTGGGGGTGGTGAACACCATGGGCAGCGTGGGCCAGCCCCCGGCGGTGCTGGGCGGCATGATCGGCTCGGCCCTGGTGGGCACGTTCCTGGGCATTCTGCTGGCCTACGGCTTCGTGGAGCCGCTGGGGGGCCTGCTGGAGCAGAAGGTGGAAGACGCCGGCAAGGAGTTGCAGTGCATCAAGATCACCCTGCTGGCCAGCATGCAGGGCTACGCCCCGCAGGTGGCCATCGAATTCGGCCGCAAGGTGCTGTTCAGCGGTGACCGCCCCAGCTTCACCGAGCTTGAAGCCCACGTGAAGAAGAAGTAG